In the genome of Myxococcus stipitatus, one region contains:
- a CDS encoding ABC transporter ATP-binding protein, with protein sequence MIEVQHLTKRYRDRVAIDDLTFSVEEGEILGFLGPNGAGKSTTMKILTGFIPPSEGVARVGGFDVSRHPLEVKRRIGYLPETPPLYPEMTVRGYLRFVASLKRLPPRGLSDEVERVAALTGVTHVAERLLQNLSKGYKQRVGIAQALLGSPPVIILDEPTEGLDPAQRAEVRALIKGLAGKHTVILSTHILPEVTMTCEKVLILNQGRIAAYDDLRKLAGAPGTAESASLEEVFIKLTAA encoded by the coding sequence ATGATCGAGGTGCAGCACCTCACCAAGCGGTACCGCGACCGCGTGGCCATCGACGACCTCACCTTCAGCGTGGAAGAGGGAGAAATCCTCGGTTTCCTCGGGCCGAACGGCGCGGGCAAGTCGACCACGATGAAGATTCTCACCGGCTTCATTCCTCCGTCGGAGGGGGTGGCCCGGGTGGGGGGCTTCGACGTCTCCAGGCATCCGCTCGAGGTGAAGCGCCGCATCGGCTACCTGCCGGAGACGCCGCCGCTCTATCCGGAGATGACGGTGCGCGGCTATCTGCGCTTCGTCGCGTCGCTCAAGCGACTGCCGCCCCGGGGACTCTCCGACGAGGTGGAGCGCGTGGCGGCCCTCACCGGCGTCACCCACGTCGCGGAGCGCCTCCTCCAGAATCTCTCCAAGGGCTACAAGCAGCGCGTGGGCATCGCCCAGGCGCTCCTGGGCTCACCGCCCGTCATCATCCTCGATGAGCCCACCGAAGGACTGGACCCCGCGCAGCGCGCGGAGGTCCGTGCGCTCATCAAGGGCCTCGCGGGCAAGCACACCGTCATCCTCTCCACGCACATCCTCCCGGAAGTGACGATGACGTGCGAGAAGGTCCTCATCCTCAACCAGGGGCGCATCGCCGCCTACGACGACTTGCGGAAGCTGGCCGGGGCACCAGGCACGGCCGAGAGCGCGTCGCTGGAAGAGGTCTTCATCAAGCTGACCGCCGCCTGA
- a CDS encoding aspartate kinase — protein sequence MPIVVQKYGGSSVADVEKIRKVARRVKDKRDAGYQVVVVVSAMGDTTDELLALAKQVSPDPARRELDMLLTCGERISMALLSMALQEMEVPAISFTGSQSGIITNDAHAQARIVEVRPYRIHDELARGKVVIVAGYQGVSYKKEVTTLGRGGSDTTAVALAAALEAEACEIYSDVDGIFSADPRVVPDARKLESLNYDEMQELASAGAKVLNAQAVEWAKSRGIAILARTAHAPGSGTLVRELTAPSDTRVKGVTSDAELAVLAAGKEVPLAELLEFLDARGVRGRSLGFDGLPGGAGHAYLLVPLADIHGPEALRKELATRFSGAVSWREELGTVTCVGVGLNADWAPLRQALAVAEELGAQVHAAHTSPLQLTLLVEKPHLKPLTARLHRELLGS from the coding sequence ATGCCTATCGTGGTCCAGAAGTACGGCGGCTCGTCGGTCGCGGACGTGGAGAAGATTCGCAAGGTGGCCCGCCGCGTGAAGGACAAGCGCGACGCCGGGTACCAGGTCGTGGTGGTGGTGAGTGCCATGGGCGACACCACTGACGAGCTGCTCGCGTTGGCCAAGCAGGTGTCGCCCGACCCCGCGCGGCGCGAGCTGGACATGTTGCTGACGTGTGGCGAGCGCATCTCGATGGCGCTGTTGTCCATGGCGCTCCAGGAGATGGAGGTGCCGGCCATCAGCTTCACGGGAAGCCAGAGCGGCATCATCACGAATGACGCCCACGCGCAGGCGCGCATCGTCGAGGTGCGGCCGTACCGCATCCATGACGAGCTGGCGCGAGGCAAGGTGGTCATCGTCGCCGGCTACCAGGGCGTGTCCTACAAGAAGGAAGTGACGACGCTGGGGCGCGGCGGCTCGGACACGACGGCGGTGGCGCTGGCCGCGGCGCTGGAGGCGGAGGCGTGTGAAATCTACTCCGACGTCGACGGCATCTTCAGCGCGGACCCGCGCGTGGTGCCGGACGCGCGCAAGCTGGAGTCGCTCAACTACGACGAGATGCAGGAGCTGGCGAGCGCGGGCGCGAAGGTGCTCAACGCGCAGGCGGTGGAGTGGGCGAAGTCCCGAGGCATCGCCATCCTGGCCCGCACCGCGCATGCGCCGGGCAGCGGCACGCTGGTGCGCGAGCTGACGGCGCCATCGGACACGCGCGTGAAGGGGGTTACCTCGGACGCGGAGCTGGCGGTGCTGGCCGCGGGGAAGGAGGTCCCGCTGGCGGAGCTGCTGGAGTTCCTGGACGCACGAGGCGTGCGCGGCCGCTCCCTGGGCTTCGATGGATTGCCCGGGGGCGCGGGGCACGCGTATCTGCTCGTGCCGCTCGCGGACATCCATGGGCCCGAGGCGCTTCGCAAGGAGCTGGCCACGCGCTTCAGCGGCGCGGTGTCCTGGCGCGAGGAGCTGGGCACCGTCACGTGCGTGGGCGTGGGCCTCAACGCGGACTGGGCGCCGCTGCGTCAGGCGCTCGCGGTGGCGGAGGAGCTGGGGGCCCAGGTGCATGCGGCCCATACCTCGCCGCTCCAGCTCACCCTGCTGGTCGAGAAGCCACACCTCAAGCCGCTCACGGCGAGGCTGCACCGCGAGCTGCTGGGGAGCTGA
- a CDS encoding GldG family protein, which yields MKATHLGQYLGALGLMLLLSSPVTLFITSGSLGAAIVKAGLGLVLVGVYLATNLRSFRQFATSQASFAALRSTLIVLGVLCGLVALNYLAATKGARWDLTQGRIHSLSPQTVTALESLQEKVVAIGFIPPTHDANALLESLFQRYHEQAPERFEYQLLDPSSSPELAARFNLRPGQASVVLVRGEGLNAPHTTAASVSEQDLTNALIRLTSVGTQRVYFITGHGEWPLEKEQANPTDPGAALSELRRQLLHEGYAADAMYLVGTTDIPRDASLVIIAGARVPYTQPEVEVLRKYLAGGGRLLYFTDVGLEDGLGPLLAEYGIQLDEGVAADSQFNSGNPYVLVSKFYSNHTIVQPLVQRNLTVQLPMVRSLGLLREGMAPGVRVEPMVHTSQNGWVETTPAQNAVPSDGEKAGQLTLAAAITRDTSDVPDKRFGEARLVVLGDADLLLDSNWGHEPNRNLVMNALAWASHQVARITVRPPDREVSTLELDMSAVKRMRFIATDLFPLTLMGLGIAIWLARRHK from the coding sequence ATGAAAGCGACCCACCTCGGTCAGTACCTGGGCGCCCTCGGGCTCATGCTGCTCCTGTCCAGCCCCGTCACGCTCTTCATCACGTCCGGCAGCCTCGGCGCGGCCATCGTCAAGGCGGGGCTTGGACTGGTGCTGGTGGGCGTGTACCTGGCCACCAACCTCCGGTCCTTCCGCCAGTTCGCCACGAGCCAGGCGAGCTTCGCCGCCCTGCGCTCCACGCTCATCGTGCTGGGGGTGCTGTGCGGGCTGGTGGCGCTCAACTATCTGGCGGCCACGAAGGGGGCGCGGTGGGACCTGACGCAGGGGAGGATCCACTCGCTCTCGCCGCAGACCGTCACCGCGTTGGAGTCGCTGCAGGAGAAGGTCGTCGCCATCGGCTTCATACCGCCCACGCATGACGCCAACGCGCTGCTGGAGTCGCTGTTCCAGCGCTACCACGAGCAGGCGCCGGAGCGCTTCGAGTACCAGCTCCTCGACCCGAGCAGCAGCCCGGAGCTGGCCGCGCGGTTCAACCTCAGGCCGGGCCAAGCCAGCGTCGTGCTGGTCCGAGGAGAGGGCCTCAACGCCCCGCACACCACCGCCGCCAGCGTCTCCGAGCAGGACCTGACCAACGCCCTCATCCGGCTGACGTCGGTGGGCACGCAGCGCGTGTACTTCATCACGGGCCATGGCGAATGGCCGCTCGAGAAGGAGCAGGCGAACCCCACCGACCCTGGCGCGGCGCTGTCGGAGCTGCGCCGACAGCTGCTCCACGAAGGCTACGCCGCGGACGCGATGTACCTGGTGGGCACGACGGACATCCCGCGCGACGCCTCGCTCGTCATCATCGCGGGAGCCAGGGTGCCGTACACGCAGCCGGAGGTGGAGGTGCTGCGCAAGTACCTGGCCGGCGGTGGCCGCCTGCTCTACTTCACGGATGTCGGGCTGGAGGATGGGCTCGGGCCGCTGCTGGCCGAGTACGGCATCCAGCTCGACGAGGGCGTCGCCGCGGACTCGCAATTCAACAGCGGCAACCCCTACGTGCTTGTCTCCAAGTTCTACAGCAACCACACCATCGTCCAGCCGCTGGTGCAGCGCAACCTGACCGTGCAGCTGCCCATGGTGCGAAGCCTCGGCCTGCTGAGGGAAGGGATGGCTCCGGGCGTGCGCGTGGAGCCGATGGTCCACACCTCGCAGAACGGCTGGGTGGAGACCACGCCCGCCCAGAACGCGGTGCCCTCCGATGGAGAGAAGGCGGGTCAGCTCACGCTCGCCGCCGCCATCACCCGCGACACGAGCGACGTGCCCGACAAGCGCTTCGGCGAGGCACGGCTCGTGGTGCTGGGTGACGCGGACCTGCTCCTGGATTCCAACTGGGGACATGAGCCCAACCGCAACCTGGTGATGAACGCGCTGGCCTGGGCGTCCCATCAAGTGGCCCGAATCACCGTGCGACCTCCGGACCGGGAGGTGTCGACGCTGGAGCTGGACATGTCCGCCGTGAAACGCATGCGCTTCATCGCCACCGACCTGTTCCCTCTCACGCTGATGGGCCTGGGCATCGCCATCTGGCTGGCGCGGCGGCACAAGTGA
- a CDS encoding right-handed parallel beta-helix repeat-containing protein — MSTLRSLCLIGAVSVGGLTACTGNKEPPSAVGAIPDATRPTVPPTRPAPEPTRPPVTTDPDAPAEQPASVQYTREWFVSPSGNDTAPGTQDKPLRTISKAITQAGPGEIIRVQKGTYAEKLVFDSSVRAGTTKAPITLRGEGKPKLVPTGDGWYMALVQRPNWRIEGFEFDVRGQRQLAVTFAGDTQGTVLADNELHSGTFGSGISTDGGARGVTIENNHIHHFAQGSDDSHGIVIAPTSRDITVRGNDIHDNSGDSVQCLGPEGFSNDTPANGLLVENNRMYDNRENAVDLKTCHNVTVRGNTMHGFARTSTARGEAVVVHYSAKNVTIEDNDISDATLGVSVGGNRVGAPPTNVSVRRNRIHDLKSPEGAAIRIENGNDVRVLHNTVTGVSGFALVVGHGTGGPSSNVVVRNNLFNARHAVNLGPQAPGLTMESNGYPSGANFTFGDFFAPANDWKGTPLATWRQERNLDVNSRESATTLTDTKTFTPGVGAVDQGMDLGLPFCGAAPDIGAVESGCPENTQAATASLTE, encoded by the coding sequence ATGTCCACACTGCGCAGCCTTTGCCTCATCGGAGCCGTTTCCGTGGGCGGACTCACCGCATGCACTGGAAACAAGGAGCCCCCCTCCGCCGTGGGCGCCATCCCCGATGCCACGCGCCCCACCGTGCCTCCCACGAGGCCCGCGCCCGAACCCACCCGGCCCCCCGTCACCACCGACCCCGACGCTCCCGCCGAGCAGCCGGCCTCCGTCCAGTACACCCGCGAGTGGTTCGTCAGCCCCTCCGGCAACGACACCGCGCCGGGGACCCAGGACAAGCCCCTGCGCACCATCTCCAAGGCCATCACCCAGGCGGGGCCCGGCGAAATCATCCGCGTCCAGAAGGGGACCTATGCCGAGAAGCTGGTGTTCGACTCCAGCGTGCGCGCCGGCACCACCAAGGCCCCCATCACCCTGCGCGGTGAGGGCAAGCCCAAGCTCGTCCCCACCGGTGACGGCTGGTACATGGCCCTCGTCCAGCGGCCGAACTGGCGCATCGAGGGCTTCGAGTTCGACGTGCGCGGTCAGCGGCAGCTCGCCGTGACGTTCGCCGGTGACACGCAGGGCACGGTGCTCGCCGACAACGAGCTGCACTCCGGCACCTTCGGCAGTGGCATCAGCACCGATGGTGGCGCACGCGGGGTCACCATCGAGAACAACCACATCCATCACTTCGCCCAGGGCTCCGACGACTCCCACGGCATCGTCATCGCCCCCACGTCGCGGGACATCACCGTGCGCGGCAATGACATCCACGACAACTCGGGCGACTCCGTGCAGTGCCTGGGGCCCGAGGGCTTCAGCAACGACACACCCGCGAACGGGCTCCTCGTCGAGAACAACCGCATGTATGACAACCGCGAGAACGCGGTGGACCTCAAGACGTGTCACAACGTCACGGTGCGCGGCAACACCATGCATGGCTTCGCCCGGACCTCGACGGCCCGAGGTGAGGCGGTGGTCGTCCACTACTCCGCGAAGAACGTCACCATCGAGGACAACGACATCTCCGACGCCACGCTGGGTGTCTCCGTGGGGGGCAACCGGGTGGGCGCGCCGCCGACCAACGTCTCCGTGCGCCGCAACCGCATCCACGACCTGAAGTCGCCCGAGGGCGCCGCCATCCGCATCGAGAACGGCAATGACGTGCGCGTGCTGCACAACACCGTGACAGGTGTGAGTGGCTTCGCGCTGGTGGTGGGCCATGGCACCGGAGGGCCCTCGTCGAACGTCGTCGTGCGCAACAACCTCTTCAACGCTCGCCACGCCGTCAACCTGGGCCCTCAGGCCCCGGGCCTGACGATGGAGTCCAACGGCTACCCATCCGGCGCGAACTTCACGTTCGGCGACTTCTTCGCGCCCGCCAACGACTGGAAGGGCACGCCCCTCGCCACCTGGCGGCAGGAGCGGAACCTGGATGTGAACTCCCGCGAGTCCGCGACCACGTTGACGGACACGAAGACCTTCACGCCCGGGGTGGGCGCGGTGGACCAGGGCATGGACCTGGGCCTGCCCTTCTGCGGCGCGGCCCCGGACATCGGCGCGGTGGAGTCCGGCTGCCCCGAGAACACCCAAGCGGCGACCGCCTCGCTCACCGAGTGA
- a CDS encoding DUF4340 domain-containing protein has protein sequence MVALLVLGAGGLGFYAWRGSQRPSAPKVREQHADSEQLFAPPRAQGTQAPAPVFTHITVRAQGTTTELSREQKGEWRLVAPVKARAEAAAVEALLETLGSSTASPVVNEAPTDADLEKYGLRSPVFTVTARAYLPDASGGGADDPSRLHTVTLHGGVENTFDGSVYVRREGDPKVYAAQGSVRWSLDKDTFALRSKELLGELETASLVSIEVRAQGRGYVLEHEVGTPRWRLTKPVAERADEARISGLLKSLKEQRALSFPEDSPSLRKKLGLEAPYVDARFTLRSGEPVRIRLAQVTEEGVVRVHALREQGAHAVLGEVPESALAVLDVDVRELKDQHVLSFRREDVRRVVFHPGGGAPPITVANLAPGDGGTEAWHVESPTPGKAQHFRVVSLLRALGSLKATAFGEAKPRSWAKYGISESSAGVRLLNQEGLELARLWLGTPVPDSADMSYARGSGPEVLEVGLEGLELPRRAEDLTDALPAPAPDDAATP, from the coding sequence ATGGTCGCGCTGCTCGTCCTCGGCGCCGGAGGTCTGGGCTTCTACGCGTGGCGCGGTTCCCAGCGGCCCTCGGCACCGAAGGTCCGCGAGCAGCACGCCGACTCCGAGCAGCTCTTCGCCCCTCCTCGCGCTCAGGGCACCCAGGCGCCCGCGCCCGTCTTCACGCACATCACCGTCCGGGCCCAGGGAACCACCACCGAGCTGTCTCGCGAGCAGAAGGGCGAGTGGCGACTGGTGGCTCCCGTGAAGGCCCGCGCGGAGGCCGCCGCCGTGGAGGCCCTGCTCGAGACGCTGGGCAGCTCGACGGCCAGCCCCGTCGTGAATGAAGCCCCCACCGACGCGGACCTGGAGAAGTACGGCCTCCGCTCGCCTGTCTTCACCGTCACGGCCCGGGCCTACCTTCCGGACGCCAGCGGCGGCGGTGCCGATGACCCGAGCCGCCTGCACACCGTGACGCTGCACGGTGGCGTCGAGAACACGTTCGATGGCTCCGTGTACGTGCGCCGCGAGGGCGACCCCAAGGTGTACGCGGCACAGGGCTCCGTGCGGTGGAGCCTGGACAAGGACACCTTCGCGCTGCGCTCGAAGGAGCTGCTCGGTGAGCTGGAGACCGCATCCCTCGTGAGCATCGAGGTGCGGGCGCAAGGACGCGGCTACGTCCTGGAGCACGAGGTGGGCACGCCGCGCTGGCGGCTGACGAAGCCCGTGGCCGAGCGCGCGGACGAGGCCCGCATCTCCGGCTTGCTGAAGTCGCTGAAGGAGCAGCGGGCGCTCTCGTTCCCCGAGGACTCACCTTCCCTGCGCAAGAAGCTCGGCCTGGAGGCGCCCTACGTCGACGCACGCTTCACCCTTCGCTCGGGCGAGCCGGTTCGCATCCGCCTGGCGCAGGTGACGGAAGAGGGCGTCGTGCGCGTCCATGCGCTGCGGGAGCAAGGCGCTCACGCGGTGCTGGGCGAAGTCCCGGAGAGCGCGCTCGCCGTGCTGGACGTCGACGTGCGCGAGCTGAAGGACCAGCACGTGCTGAGCTTCCGCCGCGAGGACGTGCGGCGCGTGGTGTTCCATCCCGGCGGCGGCGCGCCCCCCATCACCGTGGCCAACCTGGCGCCCGGTGATGGCGGCACCGAGGCATGGCACGTGGAGTCGCCGACGCCGGGCAAGGCCCAGCACTTCCGCGTGGTGTCCCTGCTGCGCGCGCTGGGCTCGCTCAAGGCGACCGCCTTCGGCGAGGCGAAGCCCCGAAGCTGGGCGAAGTACGGCATCAGCGAGAGCTCCGCGGGCGTGCGGTTGCTCAATCAGGAAGGCCTCGAGCTCGCGCGGCTATGGCTGGGCACCCCCGTCCCGGACTCCGCCGACATGAGCTACGCGCGCGGCTCCGGACCCGAGGTGCTGGAGGTCGGTCTGGAAGGACTCGAGCTGCCGCGACGGGCCGAGGACCTCACCGACGCCCTCCCCGCTCCCGCGCCAGACGACGCCGCCACCCCTTGA
- a CDS encoding ABC transporter permease, with amino-acid sequence MRTALAIARKELSVYFTTPWAYGVFTAMAALSSFLFVNLLVEFQLRQAEARATSWEQMSPNLHAYRNLTDGVVVPLWGIVIAITLFVAPFLSMRLFAEEKRNKTFELLMTVPVRSIELVLGKYLGGLGIITATLGTTLIFPLLLSLHGHAESGTALDWATVLLGFGGVLLWGATCMAVGLFISALTESQMLAAFLTFTVLLPWMMLTGVAQSAAEPLRSVLLHLSFDAQLHEMTRGILEVKALVFFASVIAFSLLLTHRTVEARRWA; translated from the coding sequence ATGCGCACTGCACTGGCCATCGCTCGCAAGGAGCTGTCCGTCTACTTCACCACGCCGTGGGCCTATGGCGTCTTCACAGCCATGGCGGCGCTCTCGTCGTTCCTCTTCGTGAACCTGCTCGTGGAGTTCCAGCTGAGACAGGCCGAGGCACGCGCCACGTCGTGGGAGCAGATGTCGCCGAACCTCCATGCGTATCGCAACCTCACCGACGGCGTGGTCGTCCCGCTGTGGGGCATCGTCATCGCCATCACGCTGTTCGTCGCGCCCTTCCTCTCGATGCGGCTGTTCGCCGAGGAGAAGCGCAACAAGACCTTCGAGCTGCTCATGACCGTGCCCGTGAGGTCCATCGAGCTCGTCCTGGGCAAGTACCTGGGCGGCCTGGGCATCATCACCGCGACGCTGGGCACCACGCTCATCTTCCCGCTGTTGCTCTCCCTCCATGGCCACGCCGAGTCCGGCACCGCGCTGGACTGGGCCACCGTGCTCCTGGGCTTCGGAGGCGTCCTGTTGTGGGGCGCCACCTGCATGGCGGTGGGCCTGTTCATCTCCGCGTTGACGGAGAGCCAGATGCTGGCGGCCTTCCTCACCTTCACCGTGCTGCTGCCGTGGATGATGCTGACCGGCGTCGCGCAGTCCGCGGCGGAGCCCCTGCGCTCCGTGCTGCTGCACCTGTCCTTCGACGCCCAGCTCCACGAGATGACGCGGGGCATCCTCGAGGTGAAGGCGCTCGTGTTCTTCGCTTCCGTCATCGCCTTCTCGCTGCTGCTCACGCACCGCACCGTGGAGGCGCGGCGATGGGCCTGA
- a CDS encoding ATP-dependent Clp protease ATP-binding subunit, with product MLKKVTNGQETALNLCNHCASAMGVGLPNNNGFGSLESLVEQMMGPRPRGRENLLAQLSEMAQQVLERAARMTLDSGYERMRIEHLLLSLVHSVPELREALKQAGAPVDAFEARLDAVMPRREPRKAQGVALSSGVKRVLQIARLQALQMGHSFIGPEHLLLGILMEGESFAAQFLSGVDVNELRKRLAASVGGANVPSAGGGGRQGSGGLPPNLTRFTRDLSVLARAGELDPVIGREKEITRVIRILSRKTKNNPVLIGEPGVGKTAIAEGLAQRIVSGDVPEVLKGKRVLSLDLGSVLGGTKFRGEFEERFKGLMDEIRALKGQIILFIDEVHTVVGAGGAEGAVDASNLLKPALARGELQCLGATTLDEYRKNIEKDAALERRFQPVMVAEPTPEQAIEILRGLRDAYEAHHRVKILDASLTASVELSDKYVNDRFLPDKAIDLLDEASAMVRLGARTAPDRLGEVEAMLAQKEKDKGAAVAGERYDEASRLKLDIDTLRTELEGLRTQWQLKRGVTEPAVTPEDIATVVSEWTGIPARKLRQEEGQRLLEMEDALKQRVVGQEDALRAISEAVRRARAGLKDPNRPIGSFLFLGPTGVGKTETARALADYLFNDEAAMIRLDMSEFQERHTVSRLIGAPPGYVGYEEAGRLTEAVRRRPYSVLLFDEVEKAHPDVFNLLLQILDDGRLTDSRGRTVDFKNAVIIMTSNLGSEAMGAARAAMGFQRSADEERTGRERARDAVMNALRGHFRPEFINRIDEIIVFHPLNAEQLRRIVDSLLDATRRKLHGQNLSLELTDAARDSLAERGFEPRYGARPLRRVIQREVETELSRMLLRGEVSEGQRILIDFQDGHFVFKAEPGTREEAVPTPAPPV from the coding sequence ATGCTCAAGAAGGTGACCAACGGGCAGGAGACCGCTCTCAACCTCTGCAATCACTGCGCGAGCGCGATGGGGGTGGGGCTGCCCAACAACAATGGGTTCGGCAGTCTGGAGAGCCTCGTCGAGCAGATGATGGGGCCGCGTCCCCGAGGCCGGGAGAACCTGCTCGCGCAGCTCTCCGAGATGGCGCAACAGGTGCTTGAGCGCGCGGCGCGGATGACGCTGGACTCGGGCTACGAGCGGATGCGCATCGAGCACCTCTTGTTGTCGCTGGTGCACTCCGTCCCGGAGTTGCGCGAGGCGCTGAAGCAGGCGGGTGCGCCCGTGGACGCGTTCGAGGCGAGGCTGGATGCGGTGATGCCGCGTCGCGAGCCGCGCAAGGCGCAGGGCGTGGCGTTGTCCTCGGGCGTCAAGCGGGTGCTCCAGATTGCCCGGCTCCAGGCGCTCCAGATGGGGCACAGCTTCATCGGGCCCGAGCACCTGCTGCTGGGCATCCTCATGGAAGGGGAGAGCTTCGCCGCGCAGTTCCTCTCGGGCGTCGACGTCAACGAGCTGCGCAAGCGGCTGGCCGCGTCGGTGGGCGGGGCCAACGTGCCCTCGGCGGGAGGCGGAGGACGGCAGGGGAGCGGGGGACTGCCTCCGAACCTCACGCGCTTCACGCGAGACCTGTCGGTGCTCGCTCGCGCGGGAGAGCTGGACCCGGTCATCGGACGCGAGAAGGAGATCACCCGGGTCATCCGCATCCTGAGCCGCAAGACGAAGAACAACCCGGTGCTGATTGGCGAGCCGGGCGTGGGCAAGACGGCCATCGCGGAGGGGCTCGCCCAGCGGATTGTCTCGGGGGATGTCCCCGAGGTCCTCAAGGGCAAGCGTGTCCTCTCCCTGGACCTGGGGAGTGTGCTCGGTGGCACGAAGTTCCGAGGCGAGTTCGAGGAGCGCTTCAAGGGGTTGATGGATGAGATTCGCGCCCTCAAGGGGCAGATCATCCTCTTCATCGATGAGGTCCACACGGTGGTGGGCGCGGGCGGCGCGGAGGGCGCGGTGGATGCGTCCAACCTGCTCAAGCCCGCGCTCGCGCGAGGCGAGCTTCAGTGTCTGGGGGCCACGACGCTGGATGAGTACCGGAAGAACATCGAGAAGGACGCCGCGCTGGAGCGTCGCTTCCAGCCCGTCATGGTGGCCGAGCCCACGCCGGAGCAGGCCATCGAAATCCTGCGAGGGCTGCGGGACGCCTATGAAGCGCATCACCGCGTGAAGATTCTCGACGCGTCGCTCACGGCGTCCGTGGAGCTCTCGGACAAGTACGTCAACGACCGCTTCCTCCCGGACAAGGCCATCGACCTGCTCGACGAGGCTTCGGCGATGGTGCGGCTGGGGGCTCGGACCGCGCCGGACCGGCTGGGGGAAGTGGAGGCGATGCTGGCCCAGAAGGAGAAGGACAAGGGCGCGGCGGTGGCGGGGGAGCGCTACGACGAGGCGAGCCGGCTCAAGCTGGACATCGACACGCTGCGCACGGAGCTCGAAGGGCTGCGCACGCAGTGGCAGCTGAAGCGCGGGGTGACGGAGCCCGCCGTGACGCCGGAGGACATCGCCACGGTGGTGAGCGAGTGGACCGGGATTCCCGCGCGCAAGCTGCGACAGGAAGAGGGGCAGCGGCTGCTGGAGATGGAGGATGCGCTGAAGCAGCGCGTGGTGGGGCAGGAGGATGCGCTCCGAGCCATCTCGGAGGCCGTGCGTCGCGCCCGTGCGGGCTTGAAGGACCCGAATCGCCCCATCGGCTCGTTCTTGTTCCTGGGCCCCACGGGCGTGGGCAAGACGGAGACGGCGCGCGCGCTGGCCGACTACTTGTTCAACGACGAGGCGGCGATGATCCGCCTGGACATGTCCGAGTTCCAGGAGCGTCACACCGTGAGCCGGCTCATCGGCGCGCCCCCGGGCTACGTGGGCTACGAGGAGGCGGGCCGACTCACGGAGGCCGTGCGCCGCAGGCCGTACTCGGTGCTGCTCTTCGACGAGGTGGAGAAGGCCCACCCAGATGTCTTCAACCTGCTGTTGCAGATCCTGGACGACGGACGGCTGACCGACTCGCGGGGCCGCACGGTGGACTTCAAGAACGCGGTCATCATCATGACGTCGAACCTGGGCTCGGAGGCCATGGGCGCGGCGCGGGCCGCGATGGGCTTCCAGCGCTCGGCGGACGAGGAGCGCACGGGGCGGGAGCGCGCGCGGGACGCGGTGATGAACGCGCTGCGCGGCCACTTCCGGCCCGAGTTCATCAACCGCATCGACGAAATCATCGTGTTCCATCCGCTCAACGCCGAGCAGCTCCGGCGCATCGTGGACTCGCTGCTGGACGCCACGCGCCGCAAGCTGCATGGGCAGAACCTGAGCCTGGAGCTGACGGACGCGGCGCGCGACTCGCTGGCGGAGCGGGGCTTCGAGCCTCGCTATGGCGCACGCCCCCTGCGGCGAGTCATCCAGCGTGAGGTGGAGACGGAGCTCAGCCGGATGTTGCTGCGAGGCGAGGTGAGCGAGGGCCAGCGCATCCTCATCGACTTCCAGGACGGGCACTTCGTCTTCAAGGCCGAGCCCGGGACTCGCGAGGAGGCTGTGCCCACCCCGGCGCCACCCGTGTGA